In one window of Arachis ipaensis cultivar K30076 chromosome B06, Araip1.1, whole genome shotgun sequence DNA:
- the LOC107646498 gene encoding BAHD acyltransferase At5g47980-like, whose amino-acid sequence MEVKVEIISREDIRPSSPTPSHLRTFKHSLLDQFVPFPHARIILFYTTSQNLSEFSKRLELFKQSLSEILTQFYPFAGKIKDDLSIDCNDEGANLVVAKVNCPISKLLKKPDLNSLNKDLSRKTWGSIFRKGKWVTRRFVFKNSAIATLKAQVVAKLKNHPNTPPTRVQIVSALLWRYFMAASKDQFGTQRPSILINTLNLRRRMEESLHPENSIGNFLWLTPLEHMSNSKDDELRLDELVSKLKKSIEQVDKDLVARLQSDEEGSSIIENALRKISGETWSNNKGDEALERLGITSWCNFGVYDFDFGWGKPMWVSTIGFESNSVLMNMLILIDTKFKDGIEAWVTLDEEKMKHLVSNTELLTYATLDPSPLAVSNSRL is encoded by the exons ATGGAAGTTAAAGTTGAAATCATCTCTAGAGAAGATATTAGACCTTCTTCTCCCACACCCTCTCACCTAAGAACCTTCAAACACTCCCTTTTAGATCAATTTGTTCCTTTTCCTCATGCACGGATCATTCTATTCTACACCACCTCACAAAATCTCTCTGAATTTTCGAAGAGACTAGAGTTATTTAAACAATCATTATCTGAAATCCTAACACAATTCTATCCTTTTGCTGGAAAGATCAAAGATGATTTGTCCATTGATTGCAATGATGAAGGTGCTAACCTTGTAGTAGCAAAAGTGAATTGTCCTATTTCAAAGTTGTTAAAAAAGCCTGATTTGAATTCACTGAACAA AGACTTGTCAAGAAAAACATGGGGTTCCATTTTTAGGAAAGGAAAATGGGTCACAAGGAGGTTTGTGTTCAAAAATTCTGCTATTGCCACACTCAAAGCTCAAGTAGTGGCAAAATTGAAGAATCATCCTAATACTCCTCCTACACGTGTTCAAATAGTTTCTGCCTTGCTGTGGAGGTATTTTATGGCTGCGTCGAAGGATCAATTTGGAACTCAAAGGCCTTCTATACTGATTAACACGCTGAACCTTCGCCGAAGAATGGAAGAGTCTCTACATCCTGAGAATTCTATAGGAAATTTTCTATGGTTGACACCTTTAGAACACATGAGTAATAGTAAAGATGATGAGTTGAGGTTGGATGAGTTGGTGAGTAAATTGAAAAAGTCAATTGAACAAGTTGATAAGGATTTGGTTGCAAGATTGCAAAGTGACGAGGAAGGGAGTTCAATCATAGAAAATGCTCTTAGGAAAATTAGCGGTGAAACATGGTCTAATAATAAGGGTGATGAGGCATTGGAAAGATTAGGTATTACTAGTTGGTGTAACTTTGGAGTCTATGATTTTGATTTTGGATGGGGAAAACCTATGTGGGTGAGTACTATTGGTTTCGAAAGTAATTCAGTGTTAATGAATATGTTAATCTTGATTGATACTAAGTTCAAAGATGGTATAGAAGCTTGGGTTACCttggatgaagagaaaatgaAGCATTTGGTGTCAAACACTGAATTACTCACTTATGCAACTCTTGATCCAAGTCCTTTGGCAGTGTCTAACTCAAGGTTATAG